One window of Biomphalaria glabrata chromosome 6, xgBioGlab47.1, whole genome shotgun sequence genomic DNA carries:
- the LOC106078704 gene encoding uncharacterized protein LOC106078704, whose product METRYNTRSPAVKRLMREAQELSQATDQYFAQPLEDNLFEWHFTVRGPSDSDFQNGIYHGRIILPVDYPMKPPSIIWLTPNGRFETNKKICLSISGHHPESWQPSWSIRTALLAIIGFMPTHPNGAIGSLDYTPEERKILAKKSKDWKCPVCGDISDVLLEPNSESIVTEKEAKELANHIDFQVEKPKSNDGEPMGGNAAPCTTVCTTSQTDDHYLASSRIPFSVYDTAATAFTVGGQSPVVMSAYRNLGPRVMPNTPTNYPAAAYPAPYSQFHSGPPAGEASMPNFPYPPSRYMQCGYSSFFRSGCSLPPGVGMFPCPPYPRVASPCSSRYISRPYCCSIPVPVPVPVPTQNVKATDTGEDNIFREGVKSKDSEDDMSPKTEGTSQKPSQRASYDVDKAISPSKSDKGKSLKTEKMSQGEEQVSPYPDQNVNTSSISADSSKSKECVNSVNNSDSFQKDPRGVDVGGFNKDFSSDSEKETCLLIKKASPIEVNGLELTNSELHVVDEDSSDTGIPQIEVSDTEQRSHFEKSISNSLPDLEKVRQSNVKGLRHRQSAPGQAMSDVSEVSQSSASSDVTGTRRIEAASGDNPHRTSPQGIRIVQLGRGGQQQDREQQSSFSIDGMFLLMVALSLVFALILLNRILHMVDWSEMGSKL is encoded by the exons ATGGAAACACGATACAACACCAGAAGCCCCG CTGTCAAAAGATTGATGAGAGAGGCACAAGAACTCAGTCAAGCTACAGACCAGTATTTTGCACAGCCTCTTGAa gatAATTTATTTGAATGGCACTTCACAGTCCGAGGCCCTTCAGATTCAGATTTTCAAAATGGCATCTATCATGGTCGCATAATTTTACCGGTGGACTATCCTATGAAGCCCCCAAGCATAATATGGCTTACG CCTAATGGACGttttgaaaccaacaaaaaaatttgCTTGAGTATCTCTGGTCACCACCCTGAATCTTGGCAACCTTCCTGGTCAA TTCGCACTGCTTTGCTTGCCATCATTGGTTTTATGCCCACACATCCAAATGGGGCTATTGGTTCACTTGATTATACACccgaagaaagaaaaatattggcCAAGAA GAGCAAAGATTGGAAATGTCCAGTTTGTGGTGATATTAGCGATGTTTTATTAGAACCAAACAGTGAATCTATTGTTACAGAAAAAGAAGCCAAAGAACTTGCTAACCATATAGACTTTCag GTTGAGAAACCTAAAAGTAATGATGGAGAGCCTATGGGAGGAAACGCTGCACCTTGTACCACAGTTTGCACTACGTCACAAACAGATGATCATTATCTTGCCAGCTCTCGCATTCCTTTTTCAGTGTATGACACTGCAGCAACGGCCTTTACTGTTGGTGGTCAATCTCCAGTAGTAATGAGTGCTTATAGGAATTTAGGACCTAGAGTTATGCCCAACACCCCAACCAATTATCCTGCAGCTGCATACCCTGCTCCTTACTCCCAATTCCATTCTGGTCCACCGGCAGGTGAGGCCTCAATGCCAAATTTTCCTTATCCACCCAGCCGGTACATGCAGTGTGGGTACTCATCTTTCTTCAGATCTGGCTGCTCACTTCCACCAGGTGTTGGTATGTTTCCTTGTCCTCCATATCCCCGAGTTGCAAGTCCTTGCAGTTCACGCTATATCTCAAGGCCGTACTGCTGCTCAATACCAGTACCTGTACCAGTACCTGTACCCACTCAAAATGTCAAGGCCACAGACACTGGTGAGGACAACATATTTCGAGAAGGTGTTAAGTCAAAGGATTCAGAAGATGATATGTCTCCAAAAACTGAAGGAACATCACAGAAACCATCTCAAAGAGCATCTTATGATGTTGATAAGGCAATATCTCCTTCCAAATCTGATAAGGGGAAATCACTCAAGACAGAAAAAATGTCTCAAGGTGAAGAACAAGTTTCTCCCTATCCTGATCAAAATGTGAATACCAGCTCAATATCTGCTGACTCCAGTAAATCAAAGGAATGTGTCAACTCTGTGAATAATAGTGATTCCTTTCAGAAAGATCCTAGAGGAGTGGATGTTGGAGGCTTCAACAAAGACTTTTCTTCTGACTCGGAGAAAGAGACCTGCTTGCTGATCAAGAAAGCGTCTCCCATTGAGGTGAATGGATTAGAGCTGACCAACTCAGAATTGCATGTCGTTGATGAAGACAGCAGTGACACTGGCATACCACAAATAGAAGTGTCTGATACTGAGCAAAGGTCTCACTTCGAGAAAAGCATCAGCAATTCTTTGCCAGATTTAGAGAAAGTGCGACAGAGCAACGTCAAAGGTCTTAGACACAGACAGTCAGCACCAGGTCAGGCAATGTCAGATGTTAGCGAGGTCAGCCAGAGTTCAGCCTCATCAGATGTGACTGGGACAAGGAGGATAGAAGCTGCATCAGGGGACAATCCTCATAGGACTAGTCCACAGGGCATCCGTATTGTGCAGCTTGGAAGGGGGGGACAGCAGCAAGACCGGGAACAGCAGAGTAGTTTCTCAATTGATGGCATGTTCCTGCTCATGGTGGCCCTCAGTTTGGTATTTGCTCTGATCTTGTTGAATCGCATCTTGCATATGGTTGATTGGTCTGAGATGGGCTCCAAGCTTTAG
- the LOC106078714 gene encoding dehydrodolichyl diphosphate synthase complex subunit DHDDS-like: MSWFPQRRQRTWLQKGCEAILTVGPVPKHVAIIMDGNRRFAVKKSLAKCEGHLKGFDKLAETLEWCLDLGISEVTVYAFSIENFKRSSDEVSYLMELSRQKFAKLLQERDLIHKHGVCVRIIGDISLLPRDLQELLAEAVSISSENKRAILNVCFAYTARDDICMAMRELAIAVKEGQIKNSDISEELLEKCLYTSHSSPVDLLIRTSGETRLSDFLLWESSFSCLAFVKVLWPEFSIWHLYAAILHYQRNYNKIQIARQNQTIERERLQRDSDYHCMMEELSLETASRDSISCMTAPSPLSITTEHKSMQERVQQYAREREKRTEAFLSCVYERRKQFMKSLLPVRPIMSAKPTAVLTC, translated from the exons ATGTCTTGGTTTCCACAAAGAAGGCAAAGGACTTGGCTCCAGAAAGGATGTGAGGCTATTCTAACAGTTGGACCGGTGCCAAAGCATGTGGCTATTATAATGGATGGTAACAGACGGTTTGCTGTCAAAAAAAGTTTAGCCAAATGTGAAGGTCATTTAAAAGGATTTGATAAACTAGCTGAG ACACTCGAGTGGTGTTTAGATCTGGGCATCTCAGAAGTGACTGTTTATGCTTTCAGCATTGAAAACTTCAAACGCTCATCAGATGAGGTCTCATATCTTATGGAATTATCTCGGCAAAAGTTTGCAAAGCTTTTACAAGAgag AGATCTTATCCATAAACATGGTGTGTGTGTTCGCATCATTGGAGATATATCTTTATTACCAAGAGATCTGCAGGAATTGTTAGCTGAAGCTGTTTCTATTTCCTCCGAAAATAAAAG AGCAATACTGAATGTCTGCTTTGCTTATACTGCAAGAGATGACATCTGTATGGCTATGAGAGAGCTGGCTATTGCTGTGAAAGAAGGACAGATTAAAAATAG TGACATTTCAGAAGAGTTATTAGAAAAGTGCCTGTACACTTCTCACAGCAGTCCTGTGGATTTATTAATACGTACATCTGGTGAGACAAGGCTAAGTGATTTCTTGTTATGGGAA AGCTCCTTTTCTTGTCTAGCATTTGTCAAAGTTCTGTGGCCTGAGTTCAGTATATGGCATCTGTATGCTGCAATCCTTCATTACCAACGAAATTACAATAAAATCCAG aTAGCCAGACAGAATCAAACTATAGAAAGAGAAAGGCTTCAAAGGGATTCAGATTATCATTGCATGATGGAAGAGCTCAGTCTAGAAACTGCCAGCAGAGATAGTATCTCTTGCATGACTGCCCCTAGTCCATTGTCTATTACTACAGAGCACAAGAGCATGCAGGAGAGGGTGCAGCAGTATGCACGGGAGCGTGAAAAACGAACAGAAGCCTTCCTCTCCTGTGTTTATGAACGAAGGAAACAATTCATGAAAAGTTTGCTTCCAGTTCGACCCATCATGTCAGCTAAACCAACTGCTGTTTTAACTTGTTAA